The region GGATCAAAAGCAGAATGCAGAAACCATTATGGCGCATAGATGCCGAATATATGACAGCTTCAATTCTCCTTATACACATCGCTTTCGATTTTTTTCTTGTATTATCATCGGCGTCCATATATGACGAGAACTACTCCAGATTTCGTTTTTGTAGCAGTCCTATTGTACACGCGACGATGTTTTTCTTTTTCAGACGTATGTTGTGTCCTCGCCTCGAAATTCTCTTGAGTCGGTCAAGTTACAAGTTTAAAATAGAGGAATCTTTGTTAATGCGCATTCCAAAAGGAGCTCTTACAATGCCTAAATCCTCTCCATATCAAGTCTCATCAAAACAAATCATCATCGGCGTTGCCTTTATCATTGGGCTTATTGCAGTTTCCATCATTGTGACCAATTCGCCTCCTGCAAACACGCCTGAATCAGCGGCATCCGCTGAGCTCCAAACAATCTCAAATTCTATTCTTGAAAATCTCTCAAAAGAAACAAATCTCTCAATCAAAGACCTACAAAAGAACCTCTCACGTGATCAATTCAAATCAACGGAAGAATTTAACAAACATGTTCGTCGCTTCAACAAAGAAGTAAATCGTGTTAACCAAATCCTTGAAGACAGTAAAAAAATCACACTCAGTGACGCTTATAAAGCTTACGCAGCCGCACGTGAATTGATTTTGAAAGAAGATGCAACAACAGAATCATTTGAGCTCAAAGAAAATTTAATCATGCTCCCTCCTGAAATGGACCGTTTTACAAACATAAAAACACTGCGCCTCTCCGGAAACCACTTCATTGCTTTTCCAAAACCAATCACAAGCCTTAAAAGTCTAACTCATCTTGAAATCAATGCCAATCATCTGACAAGCCTTCCTGATGAAATAGGCGAGCTCTATGCTTTAGAATATCTAGATCTAACGGATAATCTGCTCACAACTTTACCTACAAGTTTTTGCCAGCTTTCAAGCTTAAACATCTTGATGCTCGCCAATAACCAATTAGCATCTCTACCAGATGAATTCGGAAACCTTAATGCACTCAGTGAATTAACTCTGTCAAACAATAGCCTGATAGCCCTTCCGGATAGTGTCTCTCAACTTAAAAACTTGACATCATTGAACGTAACTAAAAATCAGATTGATAATTTACCTTCAGGTATTGGCGATTTGACAAATTTGGCCCAATTGAACTTGTCATTGAATTCTTTTCGATCTTTACCTATGCAGATCAAAAACCTCACAAACCTCACTAGTCTTGAAATGTCTGATAACCCTTTCACAATGCTTGATACTGAACTAGAAGATCTTTTTCCACGTGTGAGATTGCTTCAAAGACTAGACTTGGCCAATACAAATTTGACGCTTGTTCCGGAGCAAATCACAATGCTGGAAAATATCGAATACTTAGATCTATCCCGCAATCAAAATCTGGAACTTTATCTGTCAACACTTCTGCCCCTCAAAAAGTTGCAATATGTCAATTTGACTGACACATCAGTCTATGCTGATGATGCTCTCCCGATTCTCAGACAGAATGGCACCGAGATTGATATCAATATGACTGCAACCGATATGATAGAGCAGCTCATCCCTGATGCAGAATTAGACACAGAGTAAGCCACTCAAGGCTCAATAAAGGAAATAAATAATGCCGCTATATGAACTCAATATCATTGCAGACAGTAACGATGCCATCCCTATTCACATCGTCAATACCGACAATTTTCAAACGGCACCATTAAGCAAAAAAGAAAGACAATGGTGTAAAACGCAGAATTTTGAAGCCAAACCGGGCCAGATGATTATAATCCCTGATGAAGATGGCTCTTTATCACAAGTACTCCTTGGAATTGAGACAGACCCAAAATTAGCTCAATCCTATGAGGCGATTTGGTCAATGGGAGATCTGCCCCTCCGTTTACCGGCTGGCACCTATAGGCTTGAATCTGACTTACCAACCGAATACCAAAAATTGCTCTGTCTCTCTTGGATCCTGGGCAGCTATCAGTTCACCAATTTCAAAACAAAAGAGCCTCTGAAAACTCAATTAACTTGCCCGAAAGCCGTCTCTATTGACTCTTTAAAAACAATGGCATCTGCTATTTATAAAGTCAGAGATCTCATCAACAGACCCGCTAATGACCTGACTCCTGAGAAAATTTGGATAGAAGCAGAAAAATTAGCAAAACACCATAAAGCCAAAGCAAAATCGATTAAAGGCAAAGATCTTCTTGCGAAAAATTTCCCAGCCATTTATGAAGTTGGCAAAGCTGCCGAGGCTGACCCTTATTTTATCGAATTAACATGGGGAGATAAATCGCACCCTCATCTCATTCTGGTTGGTAAGGGCGTCACCTTTGATTCAGGAGGCCTTGATATCAAGCCATCTTCAAACATGCGTCTTATGAAAAAAGATATGGGTGGCGCTGCCCATGTTTTAGGCCTTGCACATCTCATCATGGCAAACAAAATGCCTGTAAACCTAACCGTTTTGATTCCATCGGTTGAAAATGCGATTTCAGGCAATGCTTACCGCCCCTCGGACATCATTCCATCACGCAAGGGACTTTCCATTGAAATCGGCAATACGGATGCTGAAGGCAGAGTCATCCTTGCAGATGCCCTTTCTTATGCTGATGATATGAAACCGGATCTGATCATTGATTTTGCAACGCTCACTGGTGCTGCACGCGTGGCTCTAGGGACAGAAGTGCCGGTTCTCTTCTGCAACAAAGATGCCGATGCACAGGCTTTAGCAGAAGCCTCTTTTGCTGTCAAAGATCCTCTCTGGCGCCTTCCCCTCTGGACTGGATACAATAATGAGTTAGATACACCTTTTGCTGATATAACCAACAGCGGAAATGGGGGATATGGGGGCGCTATCACGGCAGCTCTCTTCTTAGAACGTTTTATTTCAACAGAAAGCGTTCCTTGGATCCATTTTGATCTCATGGCCTGGAATTTGAGAAAAAAACCTGGACGTCCAGAAGGCGGAGAAGCCATGGCGATCAGAGCCATCTATCACTTTTTAGAAAAACGATATCAAGCCTAAAAGAGATATTACCATTTTAAATCGTAGCTTTTTGATTTGAAATATGGTAATTTTTTGTAAATTTCTCTGGTGTAAAAGGATAAAACCAATGCTGAGCTACTTAGATTTTGAAAAACCAATTGCAGAACTAGAAGGCAAACTCCGTGAGCTACGCCACCTCTCTGGCTCTAATGGTGCACTTGATATTGTTGAAGAGCTTTCAACCCTTGAACAAAAGCTTGAAAAACTTCTAAAAGCAACTTACGAAAAGCTCACACCGGCTCAAAAAGTTCAAGTTGCAAGACATCCTCAGCGTCCACATGCAAAAGACTATATTCAAAATCTTATCACTGATTTTCAGCCTCTTGCTGGCGATCGTTATTATGGCGAAGATTATGCTCTTATTGCTGGCCTTGGTCGTTTCGAAGGTCAATCTGTTGCTATTCTTGCTCAAGAAAAAGGATCAGACACTGAATCCAGAATGCATCACAATTTTGGTATGGCTCGCCCAGAAGGCTATCGAAAAGCAAATCGCATCATGGATTTAGCTGAAAAATTCAATATTCCAGTTCTTAGCTTTGTGGATACATCTGGCGCCTATCCTGGTATTGATGCAGAAGAACGTGGCCAAGCTGAAGCGATTGCACGCGGCATTGAAAAATGCCTCACAATCCAAACACCATTTATCAGTGTTGTGATTGGCGAAGGTGGATCTGGCGGGGCAATCGCGATTGCGGCAGCTGATCGTGTTTATATGCTTGAACATGCAATTTACTCTGTCATTTCACCAGAAGGCTGTGCTTCTATTCTATGGCGTGACGGCACAAAATCAAAAGAAGCAGCTGCAGCTTTAAACATCACAGCGCAAGATCTTCTGAAACTCAGAATTATTGATTCTATCATTTCTGAACCTTTAGGCGGTGCTCATCGTGACCACGCAGCAACAATGAGTAGTACAGCTGACTGCATTCGCAAAGGATTTTCAGGTCTTTCTCAGATCGATTCCAAAACACTCACCAATCATCGATTTGAAAAATATGTCGCCATGGGACGTCAATTTTAAGGAAACGAAACGATCATACTAACGTAAGTTGCTTTTAGCACATATTTTTACTTCATATTTTGTTTACTGACTTTTTATTGAAAGGAAACAACCATGTCATTGGTTAAATTTTTACTACCCCCTCAATCAACAGAAAAACCTGAAGAAAAAAAGCCTCTTGATCTCAAGATGGAAAGACCTGAATCTAAATTGCATCTTGCTCTCCTCAGCCAATATGCAGCTGAATTTAGGGAAAAACCTCTTGCTGAAAGAACAGTATACCTCAAAGCTTTTGCAGATGCCTCCTCTCCTACTTTAATAGAAGCACTCTCCCGTGCACTCGATATGGAATTGAGATTAATGCAACATGAAGATACAGTTTTAGACATTTTTACTGAAATGAGCGCCCTCTGTTCAGCTGACAATACCGTTGCAATTGAAATCTTTAATTCAATTTTTAAGCCAATCATCCAAAGCGCAGCAGCTCTCAATAAAACAACGATATTTTTTCAATCCTTTCAACAAATAATAAATCTTTGTGCTGGAGACCCAGTACTCTGTGAAATGATAGGACTTTGGTATGAATGCAAAATACAAAATCCTGCAGTACTCGGAGCTACATTACAAATACCTTCTTACATCAAACATATAGATATTTGCACATTAAATGACGAGGAGTTCATGAACTTCATTGAAGCTCTTAAAAAGAACACAACCCTCAAAAGTTTAACTCTTCAAGGTATTGACACTGATAGAGTCATCGCTCTCGCTGAAATTCTTAAAGAAAATAAAACTCTCATAAGTCTTAATCTATCACATGTTAATGTGAGTGATTTTGGTATTGAATCACTCGGTGAATCACTTAAAATGAACAAGACGTTAAAGGAACTTCATCTTAATTCTACCACTATTGAATATGGAATAAGATGGATTGCTCAAGCCCTTATACTCAATCAAACACTCTCAAGCCTCGACCTTAAGTCTTGCAAGATACCTGATGTCGGCATCAAATGTATCGCATCTGCTCTTACCAAAAACACATCTCTTCAAAAACTGAACCTCTCCAGCACAAATCTGAACAATGAAGGATTAAATGCTCTCGCTGAAGCTCTCAAAGTAAATAATGTGCTCGAGAGTCTTGATCTTAGTCATAACAATATTGATTCCGCAAACGCAACATTCATCGCTGAATCTCTGAAAGTCAATAAATCGCTAAGGTCCCTCAATCTGTCTGGCAATAGGATCACTGATGCTGGGGCATTTGCACTTGCTGAAGCGATCACACTTAATCCATCTCTTACGCGTCTTGAGATAAGGGGCAACAGTATGAGTGACATCTCTAAAAGAGCGCTTGAAGAAGCCTTCGCCCAAAACCCATCAATCGCAAGTATAGATACTTAACTTATCAAAGCATTGTGAGACTGCTGCGAAAGTCAAACACCATCACTCAGAGGCTCCTATAGAAGTCCGCCTGTCAGGCAGAAGATCTCATCGTAGTTTCAGCGAAGACGGATGGGCGTAGGCTGATGGCTATCCCCTCTTCAAAAACAATAAGATTGCCGCGTCAGCCTTCGGCTTCCTCGCAATGACGTTTTTATTGCACTATTATAGGCACCCAGATATGGCGGAAAGAGACCCTTGTTCTGCTTTCATTATGACTTTTGTAGCAGTCTCAACACCTAAACATTCAGCAACACATCGCCTGCGTGAATGGTCATAATGTGCTTTGCTTCATTCAATGACCGAATCTGCAAAGCACCGCTCTCTGTAAGCGTTTCAAATGTGCCCACAATCTTTTTATCTGATTGAATGGTTATTTTTGAACCCAATTCGTGTGCTGAATGAGCAAGCCAATCTGCTCTCAACCTTTCAAAACCATTTTCTAACCACTGATTATATCGCGCTGTGAAATAAGATAGAAACTTAGATAAAAGAACATCCAGATCATGTTCCTTTTTTGTAATTTTGGCAATATAAGTTGCAGGATAAGGTAAGTTATCTGGTGCATGAAATACATTCAAACCAACACCTAACAGAATCCACTTCACATGAGCTGCTGAGTCAGCATCACTTTCCATCAAAATGCCTGATACTTTTTGGCCTTGAACCAACACGTCATTCGGCCATTTCAGCTTCGGCTTTAGATGATATTCTTCAAGCAAATCCACAAGGGCAAGCGAGGCTACAAAATTAATCTGTGTTGCTTGACTGAGCAAGCAGTTTGGCCTCAAGTAGATTGAAAAATATAAATTCCCTTCATCTGAAACCCAAACCTTACCACGACGGCCACGACCGTTCTGCTGTGTTTTCGCAAGAATAACTGTAAACTCAGGCGTCTCAGGCAATTTCACAATTAAGCGTTTCAACTCATCCATCGTACTATCTACAACGGCAAAACGATGAATATGATATTTTTCATTCATTGCAATATTGATATCAGATCCCATCTTTATGCCTTTCTTCGCAAATTGAATTTAACCTACCACAAAAAGTGCCTTTGCACCATGCATAGCAAAGTTTAACACAGGATTTGCAAACAAAAAGAAAAAAACCACAACAAAAATGCTAATCAGCAAAATTGGTCTTAATTCTGGGTCAGAATACAAGACTGAATCTTCTGGAGGCCTATCAAAATAAATCACCTTGATAATCCATAGATAATAGTAAGCCGCTACTACTGAAGCGAGAACACCCAAAATCGCAACCGTATATAACTCAGCATGAATAACTGACATAAAGACGTAAAATTTTGCAAAAAACCCAGCCAATGGCGGAATCCCTGCCATCGAGAACATCAATACAGTCATCACAAAAGCTAGCATCGGGTTTGTTTTTGAAAGCCCCGCGAGTTCGTCAATCCGCGTGATATATTTCCCATCACGACGCAATGAGAGAATCACACCAAAAACACCTGCATTCATAAAGAGATAGATGACTAAATATAAAAGTAAGTTTCTCACGCCTTCTTCTGTACCTGCAACCAAACCCAAAAGAGCAAAGCCCACGTGCCCAATTGAGCTATAGGCCAAAAAGCGTTTGATATTTTGCTGACGCAATGCGCCTAGTGAACCAACAAACATAGATAAAACAGATCCCCATATCAGCAAGACCTGCGTTTCAGAAAAAGCTTCAGCAAAAGGTTCCATAAAAACACGAACAAACATGCCCATCGCTGCAATCTTAGGCGCCATGGAAAACAAAGCTGTTACAGGCGTTGGCGCACCTTCATAAACATCAGGCGTCCACATATGGAAGGGAACCACAGAAATTTTAAACACCAAGCCAGCCAAGACAAAGACAACACCTAAATAAACACCCTGCCCCATTTCATTGGCAACAAAAAAATGGTTCAAATCTGTAAAGTTTGTTGTACCTGTAAAACCATAAATCAACGATGCACCGTACAGAAAGAGCCCTGAAGACAATGATCCCAAAATAAAGTACTTAAGACCCGCTTCACTTGATTGAACATCATCACGCATAAAAGCAGCAATCACATACAATGAAAGACTTTGCAGCTCTAGCCCTACGTAAAGAGACATCATATCATGGGCTGAGACCATCATCATCATTCCAATTGTTGCAAAAAGAAGCAATACCGGATATTCAAACCGATTCATCCCCGCATATTCATTGAAGTTCAAGGATAGATAAAGCGAAATTGAAACAGCAGCGACAATCAAGATCTTAAAAAAGTAAGAAAAGTGATCCATCACAAAATACTGCTTAAACAGAAAATGCTTATGACTCATATCAAGCCCAACCAATATCGCCATAAAAGCAACCAGAGCAATCACAGTAAGCCAACTGATCATCCGCACAGATTGATTCCCTCTAAAGACCCCAAGGATCAAAAAGAACATTCCCATAAAGGAGAGACCAATTTCTGGCAAAGCCGGTAATAATAACGCAAAAGACATATCCTAGTTCCTTACATTCATTTCATGACAGTATCTTGTTGTAAACAGTGACACCAATTTATTAACCCAAAACCGTACTTTTAATTTCCTTGAAGACCTGGGAATCTCACAATACAAGATTGATTGCATTTCAAAAGCACGCATCTGACGCTCAACCTCTAGCCTCAGATTCACTGCATTTTTAAAAACTGAACAATCAATATGTCTCATGACTATCTCCCCAAAAACCCAATCTGAATGCCGTGAGACGTATCCAAAGCAAATTCATACGATTGAATCAAATGACCAACTGATACATCCATAATGTGCAAAAAGGGCTTAGGGTAAAATCCCATCCAGAAAACCATGAGGATCAAAGGTGCAAAAATAGCCATCTCTCTCCATGATAAATCTTCAAAGGCTGCAACAGCTTTATTATGAATTGTTCCGAAGATCACACGGCGATAGAGCCAGAGCATATAGGCCGCACCCAAAATCAGCCCAGTTGCCGCAACAAAGGCCACCGTATTATTGACTCTAAAAGCACCCACCAGAACCAAGAACTCACCAATAAATCCACTCGTTCCAGGTAAGCCAACTGACCCAAGCATCATAACCATAAAGACAAAGGCATAGCGAGGCATGACTTTGACAACACCTCCATAATCACCAATCTCACGGCTATGAAGACGATCATAAACAACGCCCACACACAGGAATAAAGCTGCTGACACAATTCCATGTGACAACATTTGGAAAATGGCGCCTTGAATCCCCTGTTGAGTCATGGTGAAAATACCAATCGTCACAAAGCCCATATGGGCAATCGATGAATAGGCAATCAATTTTTTCATATCTGATTGAGCAAGTGCCACAAGCGACGTGTAAACAATCGCAATCATACTAAGTCCATAAATGATCGGTGCAAAAAATTCAGAAGCATCCGGGAAGAGCGGAATGGAAAATCTCAAAAATCCGTACCCACCCATCTTCAAGAGTACACCCGCCAAGATCACCGATCCAGCTGTAGGCGCTTCGACGTGCGCATCAGGCAACCATGTATGAACTGGCCACATTGGAACCTTCACCGCAAAAGACGCAAAGAAAGCCAAAAAGAGCCAAAATTGAACCGCAGGATCAATCTTGAAGTTCATCAGAACAGACATATCAGTTGTCTCGGCCATCACATAAAGGCTGATCACGGCAACCAACATCAAGACAGATCCCAAAAGCGTATAAAGGAAAAATTTAAAAGAAGCATAAACCCGTCTCGGCCCTCCCCATACACCAATGATCAAGAACATCGGCAGCAATACCCCCTCAAAGAAAATGTAGAATACCAAAAGATCCAAAGCACAGAACATTCCAACCATCATGGTTTCTAAAATCAAAAAGGCGATCATATATTCACGCACACGATCCTTAATGGATGCCCAGCTTGCCAAAATACACAATGGGGTCAAAAAGGTTGAAAGCAACACAAACAAAACCGAAATACCATCCACACCCATTACATAATTGATGTTGAATCCTTTGAGCCAAGTCACATTCTCAACCAACTGAAAATCTGTAAGACCTGCATCAAAAGAACGCATCATCACAAGAGACACAGCAAAAGTCACAAGCGATGTCCATAAAGCAATTTGCTTTGACAGTCTTGATGTTAACTCTTGTTTTCCTGGCAAAAGTAAGATTCCCAATGCACCAACAAGCGGGAGGAAAGTTATGATCGATAATATTGGCCAGTCACTCATGTCGTCTTCCTTTTTTTGTCACCAAATCAACAGGTTAGTATTGATAGAATTTAATTGTTACATAGATCATCAAAGCCAAAAGGCCTAGAATCATCGCAAAAGCATAATGATAGACATATCCAGTCTGCAAGCGGACCATATTTTTCGCAAAGTTACGCACGAATGATGAAGTCCCATCTGGCCCCACACCATCGATAATCGCCTTATCACCACCAAGCCAAAACATCTTACCCAAAAACTTTGATTGCTGAACAAAGACATAATCATAGAGCTCATCAAAATACCATTTGCGATAAAAGAGTCTGTACAAAGGCGAGAAAAGTTTCGATATCATTTGAGGGCCTGTTGCAAAAGGTCCATAGAACAAAATTGCCATTACAATACCCAAAAGCGAAATCCCCAAAGGTGCATATTTCACAAGCATAGAAACATGATGTGCAGCCTCAACTGTATCGTGACCTTGCGCTACAAAAATCGCACTTCCCCAGAAAGCAGCTCTGCCTTCACCAACAAAATATTCATATCCCCACATGCCCGCAAAGACAGATCCCAAACCTAACACAATCAATGGAATCATCATCACTAACGGAGACTCATGAACATGAGCCATCACTTTTTTATCCGCCCTCGGCTTGCCATGGAAGGTCAACATAATCAAACGCCATGAATAAAATGCCGTCATAAAAGCAGCAATCAGACCAAGACAATAGGCAAAAAATCCATAATCTGTGCCTGAGGCATAGCTCACCTCTAAAATCATATCCTTAGAGTAAAAGCCTGAAAAGATTGGAATCCCCGCAAGAGCCAATGAACCGATCCACATTAACGCATAGGTCGCTGGTATTTTTTTCCAGATTCCACCCATTTTACGCATATCTTGCTCGTGCGAGAGTGCATGAATCACAGATCCTGCACCTAAAAACAAAAGCGCCTTAAAGAAAGCATGTGTAAATAAATGGAAAATCGATGCACTATAGGCAGAAACACCTGCCGCAAAGAACATATATCCAAGCTGACTCATTGTTGAATAAGCAATCACACGTTTAATATCAAATTGAGTAAGACCAATACTCGCAGCCACAATTGCTGTTAAAGCCCCCACAATCGTTACAACCAACAGAGCCGCTGGTGCATATTCAAAAAGAGGAGAAAGACGCGCAACCATA is a window of Alphaproteobacteria bacterium DNA encoding:
- a CDS encoding leucyl aminopeptidase family protein produces the protein MPLYELNIIADSNDAIPIHIVNTDNFQTAPLSKKERQWCKTQNFEAKPGQMIIIPDEDGSLSQVLLGIETDPKLAQSYEAIWSMGDLPLRLPAGTYRLESDLPTEYQKLLCLSWILGSYQFTNFKTKEPLKTQLTCPKAVSIDSLKTMASAIYKVRDLINRPANDLTPEKIWIEAEKLAKHHKAKAKSIKGKDLLAKNFPAIYEVGKAAEADPYFIELTWGDKSHPHLILVGKGVTFDSGGLDIKPSSNMRLMKKDMGGAAHVLGLAHLIMANKMPVNLTVLIPSVENAISGNAYRPSDIIPSRKGLSIEIGNTDAEGRVILADALSYADDMKPDLIIDFATLTGAARVALGTEVPVLFCNKDADAQALAEASFAVKDPLWRLPLWTGYNNELDTPFADITNSGNGGYGGAITAALFLERFISTESVPWIHFDLMAWNLRKKPGRPEGGEAMAIRAIYHFLEKRYQA
- a CDS encoding acetyl-CoA carboxylase carboxyltransferase subunit alpha — protein: MLSYLDFEKPIAELEGKLRELRHLSGSNGALDIVEELSTLEQKLEKLLKATYEKLTPAQKVQVARHPQRPHAKDYIQNLITDFQPLAGDRYYGEDYALIAGLGRFEGQSVAILAQEKGSDTESRMHHNFGMARPEGYRKANRIMDLAEKFNIPVLSFVDTSGAYPGIDAEERGQAEAIARGIEKCLTIQTPFISVVIGEGGSGGAIAIAAADRVYMLEHAIYSVISPEGCASILWRDGTKSKEAAAALNITAQDLLKLRIIDSIISEPLGGAHRDHAATMSSTADCIRKGFSGLSQIDSKTLTNHRFEKYVAMGRQF
- a CDS encoding biotin--[acetyl-CoA-carboxylase] ligase, yielding MGSDINIAMNEKYHIHRFAVVDSTMDELKRLIVKLPETPEFTVILAKTQQNGRGRRGKVWVSDEGNLYFSIYLRPNCLLSQATQINFVASLALVDLLEEYHLKPKLKWPNDVLVQGQKVSGILMESDADSAAHVKWILLGVGLNVFHAPDNLPYPATYIAKITKKEHDLDVLLSKFLSYFTARYNQWLENGFERLRADWLAHSAHELGSKITIQSDKKIVGTFETLTESGALQIRSLNEAKHIMTIHAGDVLLNV
- the nuoN gene encoding NADH-quinone oxidoreductase subunit NuoN, encoding MSFALLLPALPEIGLSFMGMFFLILGVFRGNQSVRMISWLTVIALVAFMAILVGLDMSHKHFLFKQYFVMDHFSYFFKILIVAAVSISLYLSLNFNEYAGMNRFEYPVLLLFATIGMMMMVSAHDMMSLYVGLELQSLSLYVIAAFMRDDVQSSEAGLKYFILGSLSSGLFLYGASLIYGFTGTTNFTDLNHFFVANEMGQGVYLGVVFVLAGLVFKISVVPFHMWTPDVYEGAPTPVTALFSMAPKIAAMGMFVRVFMEPFAEAFSETQVLLIWGSVLSMFVGSLGALRQQNIKRFLAYSSIGHVGFALLGLVAGTEEGVRNLLLYLVIYLFMNAGVFGVILSLRRDGKYITRIDELAGLSKTNPMLAFVMTVLMFSMAGIPPLAGFFAKFYVFMSVIHAELYTVAILGVLASVVAAYYYLWIIKVIYFDRPPEDSVLYSDPELRPILLISIFVVVFFFLFANPVLNFAMHGAKALFVVG
- a CDS encoding NADH-quinone oxidoreductase subunit M produces the protein MSDWPILSIITFLPLVGALGILLLPGKQELTSRLSKQIALWTSLVTFAVSLVMMRSFDAGLTDFQLVENVTWLKGFNINYVMGVDGISVLFVLLSTFLTPLCILASWASIKDRVREYMIAFLILETMMVGMFCALDLLVFYIFFEGVLLPMFLIIGVWGGPRRVYASFKFFLYTLLGSVLMLVAVISLYVMAETTDMSVLMNFKIDPAVQFWLFLAFFASFAVKVPMWPVHTWLPDAHVEAPTAGSVILAGVLLKMGGYGFLRFSIPLFPDASEFFAPIIYGLSMIAIVYTSLVALAQSDMKKLIAYSSIAHMGFVTIGIFTMTQQGIQGAIFQMLSHGIVSAALFLCVGVVYDRLHSREIGDYGGVVKVMPRYAFVFMVMMLGSVGLPGTSGFIGEFLVLVGAFRVNNTVAFVAATGLILGAAYMLWLYRRVIFGTIHNKAVAAFEDLSWREMAIFAPLILMVFWMGFYPKPFLHIMDVSVGHLIQSYEFALDTSHGIQIGFLGR
- the nuoL gene encoding NADH-quinone oxidoreductase subunit L, translated to MALWILLAPLLGASLAGFGGTILKDRGSQFVTCLGLIVSAVLSTIMFKEVALGGQPVEYILLPWIESGHFHVDWAIKIDTLSAVMLVVVTYVSTAVHIYSVGYMSDDPHKPRFMSYLSLFTFAMLMLVTANNFIQMFFGWEGVGLASYLLINFWYEKDSANAAAIKAFLVNRCGDFGFALGICTIFYLFGAVDFKTVFSQVVNVKDFEILFLGHSFHGLTFACMLLFIGAMGKSAQLGLHTWLPDAMEGPTPVSALIHAATMVTAGVFMVARLSPLFEYAPAALLVVTIVGALTAIVAASIGLTQFDIKRVIAYSTMSQLGYMFFAAGVSAYSASIFHLFTHAFFKALLFLGAGSVIHALSHEQDMRKMGGIWKKIPATYALMWIGSLALAGIPIFSGFYSKDMILEVSYASGTDYGFFAYCLGLIAAFMTAFYSWRLIMLTFHGKPRADKKVMAHVHESPLVMMIPLIVLGLGSVFAGMWGYEYFVGEGRAAFWGSAIFVAQGHDTVEAAHHVSMLVKYAPLGISLLGIVMAILFYGPFATGPQMISKLFSPLYRLFYRKWYFDELYDYVFVQQSKFLGKMFWLGGDKAIIDGVGPDGTSSFVRNFAKNMVRLQTGYVYHYAFAMILGLLALMIYVTIKFYQY